The Bradysia coprophila strain Holo2 chromosome IV, BU_Bcop_v1, whole genome shotgun sequence genome includes a region encoding these proteins:
- the LOC119066349 gene encoding acyl-protein thioesterase 1 codes for MALNPVVLKASAKHTSTLIFLHGLGDTGHGWVEAMGAIRPAHMKVICPTAKTMPVTLNSGFEMPSWFDLKSLEISGEEDTDGIKKAATNVHAMIQSEIQGGIPSNRIILGGFSQGGALALYAGLTFAEPLAGIMALSCWLPLGKSFPAARKAPDTVPIIQCHGDCDPLVKYSYGQLSSSLLKTFMKNTQFTTYRGMSHSSSNDEMDDLKTFIEKYIPTAV; via the exons ATGGCTCTAAATCCAGTGGTTTTAAAAGCATCGGCAAAACATACGTCTACG TTGATTTTCCTACATGGTCTCGGTGATACTGG ACATGGCTGGGTCGAAGCAATGGGTGCAATTAGGCCGGCACACATGAAAGTAATTTGTCCAACCGCAAAAACAATGCCGGTAACATTGAATTCCGGTTTCGAAATGCCGTCATGGTTCGATTTAAAATCGTTGGAGATCAGCGGCGAAGAAGACACTGATGGGATAAAGAAAGCCGCCACAAACGTACACGCTATGATACAGTCGGAAATACAAGGCGGTATTCCGTCTAACCGCATCATACTGGGTGGATTTTCTCAAGGCGGAGCGTTGGCATTGTATGCCGGTTTGACATTTGCTG AACCCCTTGCCGGTATTATGGCTCTATCGTGTTGGTTACCGCTAGGGAAATCGTTCCCAGCTGCACGAAAAGCACCCGACACTGTGCCGATTATTCAGTGTCACGGTGATTGTGATCCACTGGTCAAATACAGTTACGGCCAGCTGTCATCGAGTTTACTCAAAACGTTTATGAAAAACACTCAATTTACTACATATCGTGGCATGTCGCACAGTTCTTCGAACGATGAAATGGATGATTTAAAG ACATTCATTGAGAAGTACATTCCCACAGCAGTTTAA